One genomic window of Pecten maximus chromosome 3, xPecMax1.1, whole genome shotgun sequence includes the following:
- the LOC117323926 gene encoding uncharacterized protein LOC117323926: MKGPKMLTGSICDHGRRHHKRVSSAKGKRVLAKPGHSDGDTKKTQDNVASLNNVTVETEDVKELDCVDEDKCVTHVADILPDKDDVVPGSETEDKDSIKSDSITAPTDTDILSEKRHIVVDMNIRDDGAELEDDVFENDIKKIQEENAFKTLKPLSRDSQKEKDLNPIDEGDESSVLTIGNDPEIKHETIDQTLPAPPPTNQKLETKSAVNADKVKRHIIKRPKSEKFKRPKSSTVSDDKSKRRPLSCVMSGRPSSGGTTRATIVPNLRVTKAELEYYLPKRSFFSCHDKALKDAGYGPAKTPRQTRMIEAWAKQTECKTNGDRVPTPQDTENTLDRDNQLTAVGDLVDKGDDAFQRHPSESLSEVGNKESVHSVVSQLHDQKLSRQVSNISIRSNAPLTRKLSKLSRRRGDYDEDEIRVDFQPLFLYLKYINENQDEYLHQHKQYKYGIPSQDSIVKMGNIYRRGRHGSSSDSLLVNAVHDIKPRFSDPGQWTNTNKEKTLLNLTSSKKEPGPVLSKHESHDPGADEPKTEFEKIKHKMEAWLKTVTTAQLVKAKELALRELGEEDVSQSRWWVSLRSCHYLR; this comes from the coding sequence atgaaaggaCCTAAAATGTTAACGGGGTCCATTTGTGACCATGGCAGGAGACATCACAAACGTGTGTCCTCCGCCAAAGGTAAGAGGGTTTTAGCTAAACCTGGACACAGTGATGGCGACACAAAGAAAACGCAAGACAATGTCGCGAGTCTTAACAACGTCACGGTAGAAACAGAGGATGTGAAGGAACTAGACTGTGTTGATGAAGACAAATGTGTCACACACGTGGCAGACATTTTACCTGACAAGGACGACGTAGTTCCGGGATCAGAAACAGAGGACAAAGATTCTATTAAATCCGACAGCATAACGGCACCAACAGACACAGACATTCTTTCTGAAAAACGACACATCGTGGTCGATATGAACATCAGGGACGATGGAGCGGAGCTAGAGGATGATGTGTTTGAAAACGACATAAAGAAAATTCAAGAGGAAAATGCATTCAAAACTCTTAAACCTTTGTCGCGGGATAGTCAGAAAGAAAAGGACCTCAACCCGATTGACGAGGGCGATGAAAGCAGCGTCCTTACAATAGGGAATGATCCGGAGATAAAACACGAAACAATAGATCAGACTCTGCCGGCTCCACCGCCTACAAATCAGAAATTAGAGACTAAATCAGCCGTTAATGCTGATAAAGTCAAGCGCCATATTATCAAAAGACCGAAATCCGAGAAATTTAAGAGACCAAAATCATCAACCGTATCTGATGATAAATCAAAGCGCCGACCTTTGTCTTGCGTGATGTCTGGGAGGCCTAGCTCTGGCGGAACCACTCGGGCGACGATAGTGCCAAATTTACGTGTAACGAAGGCAGAGCTCGAATATTACCTACCGAAACGGAGTTTCTTCAGTTGTCATGACAAAGCCTTGAAAGACGCTGGTTACGGTCCAGCGAAAACTCCCCGTCAAACAAGGATGATTGAGGCTTGGGCAAAACAAACGGAATGCAAGACGAACGGAGATAGGGTTCCAACTCCACAAGATACGGAGAACACTTTGGACAGAGACAATCAGCTAACGGCGGTGGGAGATCTGGTAGATAAGGGAGATGACGCCTTCCAAAGACACCCAAGTGAGAGTTTGTCGGAAGTAGGTAATAAAGAAAGTGTGCATTCTGTTGTTTCACAACTTCATGACCAAAAACTTAGTCGTCAGGTTTCCAATATCTCAATTCGCTCAAATGCGCCTTTGACCCGGAAGTTGTCTAAACTCTCACGGAGGCGCGGCGACTACGATGAAGATGAAATAAGAGTAGACTTTCAGCCATTGTTTTTGTACCTTAAATACATCAATGAGAACCAGGATGAATATCTGCATCaacacaaacaatataaatacGGTATTCCATCCCAAGATTCTATTGTCAAAATGGGAAACATATATCGTCGCGGACGACACGGGTCTTCTTCCGATAGTTTGCTTGTTAATGCCGTGCATGATATCAAGCCGAGATTTAGTGACCCCGGCCAGTGGACGAATACAAACAAAGAGAAAACCTTACTCAATTTAACATCATCAAAAAAGGAACCTGGTCCGGTGTTATCTAAACATGAGTCGCATGATCCTGGGGCTGACGAACCGAAAACCGAGTTTgagaaaataaaacacaaaatggaGGCGTGGTTGAAAACTGTTACTACGGCACAACTTGTGAAAGCCAAAGAGCTGGCCCTCCGAGAACTTGGCGAGGAGGATGTCTCCCAGTCTCGCTGGTGGGTCTCCCTCAGGTCCTGTCACTATCTGAGGTAG